A region of Heteronotia binoei isolate CCM8104 ecotype False Entrance Well chromosome 2, APGP_CSIRO_Hbin_v1, whole genome shotgun sequence DNA encodes the following proteins:
- the PDYN gene encoding proenkephalin-B: MDDKFCVPECSAFECMDLLVRMEWHLLGLTLCLGLVPMASADCATECSACVLHNQDPEKPINPLVCSLECQGSFLSASDWEACKKALSALAPFLLEEQPKRRSQGAEEEWPDQGGSPTSWELYTGLAKRYGGFTRNKIFSLLRENAHPKGISKKYGGFFRKIGERSASELGEEEVYPGDLDTGDLGYAGEDSDLGSLKDEMKRYGGFLRKYPKRSSEGAIPEEDGQALEDLHKRYGGFLRRIRPKLKWDNQKRYGGFLRRHFKVTTRSEEEPNAYSGEVSDL; this comes from the exons ATGGACGATaaattttgtgtccctgaatgcagtgctttcGAATGCAT GGACTTGCTGGTGAGGATGGAGTGGCACCTTCTTGGACTGACCCTTTGCCTCGGCTTGGTGCCCATGGCCTCTGCAGACTGTGCAACTGAGTGCTCTGCCTGTGTGTTGCATAACCAGGATCCGGAGAAGCCCATCAACCCCTTA GTCTGTTCTTTGGAGTGCCAGGGCTCCTTCCTGTCCGCCAGTGATTGGGAGGCATGCAAGAAAGCTTTGTCTGCCTTGGCCCCTTTCCTGTTGGAGGAACAGCCCAAGAGACGATCTCAGGGAGCTGAAGAAGAGTGGCCCGATCAGGGAGGAAGCCCCACGTCATGGGAGCTCTACACCGGCTTGGCCAAACGTTACGGCGGCTTCACAAGGAACAAGATCTTCTCCCTACTTCGCGAGAACGCTCACCCCAAGGGCATCAGCAAGAAGTACGGTGGGTTCTTCCGAAAAATAGGGGAGAGGTCAGCCTCTGAGCTGGGTGAAGAGGAGGTTTACCCGGGGGACTTGGACACTGGAGACCTGGGCTATGCCGGGGAAGACTCAGATCTGGGATCTCTTAAGGACGAGATGAAACGTTACGGGGGCTTCCTCCGCAAGTACCCCAAGAGAAGTTCGGAAGGGGCCATCCCCGAGGAGGACGGGCAGGCCCTGGAAGACCTGCACAAACGCTACGGGGGCTTCCTTCGCCGCATTCGCCCCAAGCTCAAGTGGGACAATCAGAAGCGTTACGGTGGGTTCCTGAGGCGTCATTTCAAGGTGACCACGAGATCCGAGGAGGAACCCAATGCCTACTCGGGGGAGGTCTCCGACCTATAG